The Chthonomonas sp. genome segment CCCTCGGTGGATGGCGGTGGTGGTCTGCGCAATCCGAATCTGCTGATCAATCCGGCGGGCGATGCGCAAGACGAAAACAACTGGAAGGTGGACCCGACGCTCCGTGCGCCGGTCGGTCAACCGGTGATTCCGGTCACGCAAGGCTTCCGCTTGGTGCGCTGGTTCGTGTCGCTCAACCGACCGATTGAACCGCCCGCCAACAACAACCAGGACTACCGCAACTGGGTTCCCGCGGCCTACCGCAACCCGTACGACCGTCTGCTCACGCCGCGCGTGAACGGCCGCGACAACCTCTTTGTGCTGCGACGCGCCGAAGTGGCGTACCGCGTGTACCGTGGCGGCGCCTGGCAGTTCAACAGCGACCTGTTCGTGGACGCCGATGGCGATGGCGAGCCGGATAACATTGACGGCCCCTACTTTATGATTCCCGGCGTGGACGACGTGACCGGTGCGGCGCTGGCCGGTGCGGCCGCGCAAGCCAAAAACGTGCGCATCATGAACTGGATCAAGGCTTCGCGCGTGGTCACGGATATTGATCGCTTCGATTCGATCGCCCCGGTTTACAACAAGCAAACGCGGCAGATCACCTACGACGGCAACCGCCCGCGCATTTCGTCGCTGATTACGTTCCAACCGACGCGGATTGCGAACGAATCGCCCGATGGTCAACTTCCGCTGCGCCTCGGCGAAGAGTCAACCAACCTCGCGCAGGTCGGCGCCGACGTGTTCCGCACGCAATTCGGCGGCTGGGCACGCAACAAGGTGAGCGTCCGGCCGAGCCCGATCGTGCGCGGTGGCACCAACCCGATCGCGAACGTCAACGATCGCATTCGCTTGGAAAACCTGCGACGCGCCGATGGCGGAATCGGCATTTTCTACATCAACCCGGTGACCGGCGAAAACCTGGAGGTCTTTGACCTCACCGCCTATGAGCTGGCCAAGAACGACCCGGCTGCAACCGGCATGGCCCGGTATCCGTTTACCTACGCGCAGCTGCAAGCCGACGCGCGTTCGAACTGGACGGGCAGCATCAACGCTCTGCGGGACTTCATTCCGTTTAGCTACAGCCGCCGACAAGGCAAGGTGACGACGAGTTTCGCGCTTACCGAGGTGGGACAAGGCGCGGCGTTCACTGTTCCGGCCGCCGGTGGCTTCACTAGTCCAGACGACAATCGCCCGGAAGTGGTGGTCGGCCCGGCGTTCACGCCGGCGACGGACCCCGCCGCCGCGTTGCCGGCCGTGGCCAACCGCTGGACCACGAATATCGCCTCGCCGTCCGAGAACATTGGTCAAATCAACACTCGATTCAACATTCTTTGGAACGACTGGGATGCGATTTTCCCGGGTCTGGGCAATAAGCAAGAGCTCGTAAAGCGATTTATTGACCTTCGCCGCATGCTCAATAAGGATTCGGAAATCGGCCCGCTCTATAACAACCAGCAAACCTGGGGTGGACGCGGTCGCATTGTGCCCGGCAGTGAAGTCGTGATTGGTCCCGACCAAAACGCCGGTCCCAACTACGGACGCCCGATCCGCTACACGCGGGTGAGCGGTCAGTCGGTAGGCCCGAACGAGTACAAGATCAACTACGTGGATCAACCCGAACCGGATTGGACGGCGATTGTCGGGGCGGTTCCGCCCGCGGCTTACCAAAGTGCGAATCCGATCTCGGCGATTCTGCAAGCTCGGTACCGCGATGGCTATCTTGAGTTCCAATCGGACCCGAGTAAGCCGATCCCGCCCGGGAACATTTCGGTCAATTACCGATTCCAAATGAACGAGACGAATGACATTGTCGCGGTGGATTACGAGACCCAACAACTGATGGGCGTGAACATTACGATGCTGACGTTCGCTTCGCAAACTTCGCCGAACCCGCAACAGGTCACGCTGCGCGGCTCCGGCACGGTCAGGAACTTCCTGCGATAAGGCTTTTAGAGAAAGATATGCAACCTTCGGTCCTTCGATCACGGCAACGCGGCCAAGTCCTCATCATCGCCATTTTGGTGTTGGGAATCTTGCTTGGCATCGGCTTTCTCTTCTCGGCGCTCGTCGCCCGCAACATCAGCGATACGGGGAAGTCTATTCGCCGTACGCTGGCGGGAGATTTGGCCGAATCGGGCATTCGCTACGCGCACTATCAGCTGCAGTACTCCGTGCTGGGCGCCGACTGGCGACCGAGCGGCAGTCCGCTGGTGGCGCCGGGCGGCTTCAGCCGCGATCCGGACGCGATCTATCTGCGGGGTCCTTCGGGCATCCCGTTTAAGAACGACACCGACACGCTGCTCGATCGCGGCGGTCCCGATGGTCTTGGCCCCTACACCCGTCTGGAGTACGAAAAGGGCCGATCGCTGATTCGTGTCCGCTATGCTCCCGCCGACTTTGGCGGATTCCGCTCGGGCGCAGGCAATCTTCGCCTGCCGGGTAAAGCGAAGTCGTTTATTATCGTTGAAGCCGTGGGTCGCGCCGGAAAGCTGACGGCAACCGACCCGAGTCTGCAGAACCAAAAGGCCGTCAAGGTCGCGGGTTATGCGAATAACGCTGAGTTCCGCACGAGCCTCGGCGAAATGAAGACCCTGGACGTGATCAACATCAACACGCGCAAGCTCATCGCCTTCGCGCAAACGGGGATCATTGATTACGCCCGCTTCATCACGAACAAATTTAACGTCAGCCGCGCGGCGGAACTGGGGTCGTTGACCTCGCCGACCGCCAGCGACAGCCTTGGTGTGACCTACACCGAAAGCGCGACTTTGAGCGTGCAAGTGGCGGTTCGCTCCATTTTTGGCGGCGTCAGCACCGACAGCACGGGTACCGCGCTCATGGCCGGATCGGGTTCGATCCGCGTGAACGGCGACCTGACGTTGCACGGCGACAACCTGATGTACGCCGACCCGCGCCTGGGTGATGGGCTGCTGGTCAGCGGCGATATTCGCTCGGCCAACGGCGCCTCACAGCTGACGTTGCGCACTCCGAATGGCGACATTGCCGCCGGGGCCCTCGACTCGCGTAACAACGCATTCAGCACGCAAGGCGGATTGATCCGCGATGGCGTCAACGATAGTGACGGCGACGGTTACCCGCGAAGCACGGGCCGCACCGAGCCTCCCTCGCTTACGGCGACGGATCCGAACAGCAATTTGAGCCGCTATGTGGTGCTCACCCGCGACAGCGGTGCCCTCGGCCCCGATGGTCGCAACCTCGGTCGCCTCGGCTACGGTCGTGGTGTGTACGTGGACTCGGCCGAGCGCGGCGCAAGCCAATCGGAAACCGAGCGCGAAACGACCGCCGGTCGAGATTCGGTGGTGCAAGAATGGCTGAACCCCTACAGCGTCAACCAAACCAACGGCGCTTGGTTCGGGCCGTACTACCGCCCGGTCGCGACGACGATTCAACTGACGAGCGACGGATTTCGAATTACGCGGCACGAACGCTCGGCGCGCCGATTCTGGCGCACGATTAACAACGCGGCCACCGCGCTTTCCTCAATTCGATACCGCACGCGCCGCATCGGGAACGTGACGTACATCCTCAACGAGGTGACGAACGGCAACTTGGTGAATCAAGCGATCACCGACGCGGTGTTCGTGCAGAACGGTCAAGAGTTTAACGGCGTGGTTTACGCCGAGGGCGACGTGCAAGTGCGCGGCGTCATCCCGACCGACGTCCAACTTTCCGTCGTCTCGATGGGTTCGATTTACGTCAATGGCAGCATCACCAAGGGCATCCGCACGGAAGCCGGCGCGACGCTGGGCCGACCTTCGACCTCGACGCTCATGCTGATGGCCAAGGACTTCTGCGTGGTGAACACGACGATGTTCTTCGCGCCGTCGCTCTCGGAAACCGTGACCGCGCGCTCCGCGCAGTCGCTGGCTTCGACGCCGACGCCAGAAGCCGCCGTGATCGCACCGGATTCGGTGGATTACAACTACGAAACGGAGCTGCTGCTGAATCCGGTGACGGATGCCGCAGTTGGCTCGGTGGCCGGAAACCCCAGCACGTGGTCGCCGCTTGCGCTGCAGTATCGCGATGCCGTGAACAACAGCCGCATCCCGAGCAATCTCGTGCTTTCAGCCGCCGCCGATAACGACGGTCCGACGTACATGTCGCTGAATCTCACGCCGCTCACGGCGGGCGCGGTTCCGCAGACGTTCCCGTATCTGTTCTTGGGCGGCGTGGACGCGGTGACGAGCGAATTCATCAACCCCGAGGCACGACGCCACTTCCTGCCGAACGATCCGGTGGGCGTGCAAACGATGCTCGGAATCCCGGTTTATGCCTTGGCCGACGCCACGACGCAAACGTATCCGCGATTCGAAATCTCGTCGCACGAGCTGATCGCGACCGGCTCCACCTTCGTGGGCGGGCGCATTCAATCGCCCGGCGGATACATTCACGGCACATTCGAACTGGCCACGCAAGAAAGCACGCTCTTCGGAGTTCGCCTGAACGCGCTTGGCGGCAACGCTTCGCAAAACTTGGTCGCCGCTCGCATGGCGATCAACCCGGCGGATATTCGCATCGAAGCCTCGATGTACGCCGAAGAAGGTTCCTTCTTCGTGATTCCCGGCCCGGCGTTTAACCTGAACGCGGCGGATACGCGGCTGGCGTTTAACACCGACGTGGCCAACGTGGGACGCCCGGCGGCGGAGCTTCGACGCTACCAGCAGTTCGGCGCGCGCCCCTTCGCTCCGTTCTATGGCGAACCGCTCAACGTGAAGGTGAGCATCGTCGGCTCAGTGTCGGAAAACATGCCGCAGCCCATCGCCGTGCAAGCCGCCTGGCAACGCAAGTGGGGTTGGATGCCGCGACAACTCGCGGGCACGCCGTTCTTCTTGCCAGCGCAACATGTGCCGGCCGGCCAAAACGTCAACAGCGGTGTCGCGCTGGACGCGATTGTGCCCAACTTGACCATTAGCCACGACCCGACCCTCGCTTTGGGTTCGGCGGATGGCGCGAATCCGGTGCGGGTAGACGCCGCGGGCAATAGCCTGCCGCCGATGCCGCGACTGCCGGTGTCCCCGACCCTGTCTTACTTTGGAGAGATCAACCCGTGAAGTTCATGAATTTGCGCACTGCAACCTTGTCGCTTGCCTTTAGCCTGGCGGCGGGGGCGATCGCCCAGAACTCGGCGCTGACCAAAATTCAGGTTCGAGCCGGCGTGATCTATCCCGGGAGTCAACTGACCGCGGGCGGATCTGCCTATTCGCCGATTCCGCACGTGTTCTTCGGGCTCGATCAGCGCAAGAATCTGCGTCCCGCCAACTGGGACGTGATGAATCCGCGCTCGCAGACGAACATGTCGGCGCTCATGCAGACGCAGTGGGCTTCGATTCACAGCAAATTCGGAATCGGCGGCGGGCTTCCGGCCGTCGGCTCGCGCGTGGCTAAGAGCAACGCCGCCTATTGGGCGGTTGGACTCTCTCGCTCGACCGTGGACGAGCTGAGTGAGTACGACATTCTCGCCCTCGGCGTCAGCGGCACACTGAGCCTGAGCCCGGCGGACCGCGAAAAGCTGCGCCGCTACGTGGACCAAGGCGGCATTCTCTGGATCGCCCAAGAGAACGTTGGCGACCCCATCAGCTTCGATGTTGTGAATCCGGCGCCCGTGCCGCTCACATTCCTCGGCGCATTTTCGGGAACGGTGCAAGGCGACTTCACCAGCCCGCTGCTGACCACGCCGTACCCGGTCAGCCAAAACGAATTGCAAGCCCTCGGGAACGGTTCGAGCGCATTCCGCCCGGTGACCGCCGGTGATCTCGGCGCGAACGCGGCGAGTGTCAACGAGTGGATTCCGATGGAATCCGACCGAATTCGCCCCATCGTCGGCGCTTCGCCGACCAACCAAATGATCGGCCTGAGCCAAATCGGTGAAGGCTATGTCGTGGTGACCGCCTGCAACATCGGCGCGTTCATGAACCGCGGCTTTTCGGGCGGCGCGTTTACCAACAATTTGGGCTACCAATCGGCCACGCCGTCGGCGGACAACTACGCCGCGCTCGCAACCAAGATCGTGGTCAACATGATCAACCTGCGCAGCAGCTTTGCCGGTCAAGGCGGCGGCGCGCGGCAATCGGGTTCCACGAGCGTCACGGTTTCAGCCCCGCCCATTCAGCGATTTAAGGCCAACGGCAGCGCGACGCAAAACGTGGCGATTTACAAAAACCGCATGGTCGTCATTTCGGGCACCACGCTTTCGGTGTACGACGCCAACCCCGGCCAAGATTTGGATAACGACGGCAACGTTGATGACGGCATTGCCGACGCTCAACAAGGCGGCACCGACGTCATTTGGCGCGCAACCATCGGCGCAGGAACCTCCGGCCCGGTCTGCGGCGAAGCCACGGGCGCGGCTGACCCCGACCGCATCTTCTTTGTCGACGCGACGGGCGCGTTGGTGTGCTACCCGCTCAATCCGGCGAACGTGAACACGCCGGTGCCGCTCGGCACCGCGAATGCGCCGGGTCAAAGCGATCCCGGCGGAACGCGACTGACACCGACGATTCACGACAATCTCGTTTTTATTACTGAGCGAACGACCATTCCGCAGGCCAATGGCCGCGTCTGGTCGGTTGATCTGGAAACCCTCACCGCGCCGACGCGCGGTTCGGGCTCGGCTGGAAAGGGCTACTTCGGTATCGATCGGGCGTTCCGCCTGACTTCGCCTTCGGGCCCGGCTACCGTCGGCCTGATTCCGATTGCCGATAACTCGGGTGGCGTGGACCGGGTGGCCTACGTGCCGACGGCCCCTTCCCCCGCGCTGCGCAAACCGGCGGGAATCGCCAGCCTTTGGGTGGGCACGCGCGGCGAAAAGCCGCCGACCATCATCGGGCTTCCCGGCGGTGGCACTGGATTTATCAACATCAACACCCGCGCCAGCGAGCAGGGCGTCCCCATTTATGCGGGCGGCGGTGCGCTCGGCGTAAAGATCACGCTCATCGAAATCTCGACCGGCCGCGTGTTTAATCAAGCGCAAACGGCCGCCGCGATTCGGATGAACAAGATCAACCTGGGCACTCCGGGCGTTATCCGGGCGGAAATCCTGGGCGGAACCACCCCCAGCGGGGCGGCGATTGTCATTGATGGCGCGAGTAACGTCGTGCCCCCGACGACCTCCCTGCGCGTGGACTACACGATTGACTGGGGCGCGAGCAATACTGGCTCCGGCGAAGATGTGGGTCAACCCGAAAACTACGTTCGTGGCGACGTACAGCTCGCCGACAGCACGTCGCTGAGTCGCCAGATTATGGGCGGCATCGCGATGGGCTCGAATGGAAACCTGTTTGTCGCGCTCGGCAGCAAGGACCCGGCGGTTCGCACCGGCGGTAGTTTCTATTGCATCACCGAAGAAGGTCGCGGCAGCTTCATTGTCCGATATCGTTGGGAGCTGCACGACAGCATCGGCGGCGGCGGCTCGGACCGCACGCTCACGATTCCGCTGGTCGGCGGCAACGAAACCCTGCGCTACGACGCCTCGGTGGTGGACCACGACGGCGTGCTCGACTTCCCGGGCCTCGGCGCGATCCTCGATCGCCCGCTCTCGAAAATGCAGTTTGAAACCGCGCCCGTGGTGCGTGGCGACACCGTGTTTATCGCCGCGACTGGCTTCAAGAAGGGCTTGCCCGCTTTCCCCGGAATGCCGCCGTACATGTCGGTCATCCTGGCGTTCAACGCCAACCCCGGTCCGGCCTCCATTACGCTAGACCTCGGCTCGCCGAGCAACCTGCAACTGGTTCAGCCCGATCTCGCTCGCACCGATTTCACGGCGCCGTTCGCGCAAATGAACTCGCTCGCGCCGGGTCAGTTCTCGCAAGAGAAAATTGATCCGAACATCATCACGAGCCCCACGCGCATCGAAATCCGCAATTTCTCGACCACGACGCGCGGCAGCTTGGCGAACACCATCGCCTGCAACTTGCCGCTGTACGTCCGAACCGGATCGAGCCGCGACCTCAAGGTCGAGCCCGAAGCCAACGTGCAAGACGGCGTCTATCTGCCCGGCAACGCCGGTGGCAGCTGGAACCCGCTGCGCTGGTACACCGTGCTCAACGGCATGTATACGCAAGCGAGCCCGGTCATCACCGGCTCGACGATGTACACCGGCGGCCCGAGCTTCCTGCCCTCGATCATCATCAACCAAACCTTCCCGCCGACCGGCGTGGACGGCCTGATGTACGCGATGGACACGAAGGTGTCGCCGAGCGACCTGCTGGTGCCCGACGCGACCCGCAACGGCCACCTCGCTAACACGCCGGTCCGCACGTGGTATCGCTACCTGACGACGGTCAAGGTGAATGGCGGCAACGTCAGCCAACCGCCGTACTTTAAGTGGCCGCAATTCTTTGGCATCACCGACTTCACCGACTTCGGTCAGCGCCTGTTGCAGGCCGTCATCCCGGGTGAAACCACGGTGCCGAGTCTGGCTGCCGGCGATGACCTCATCGCGGTGAACACGACTTCGGGCGTGTACGGATTCCGCCGAGGCGACTTCTTGATCGCCGACCAAGGCCGCATTATCCGCGCCGACAGCACGGGCAACGCGCTGTGGAGCTCGGAATTCACGGCTCAAGCCGGGGAAGAGCTTCCCGACGCGGGCCAAGTCAAAACGCGCAAGCTCAACCGTCCCTGGCGGGTCATCCCGGCCGGTGGCGGAAGCAACTGGGTCGTGGATAGCGGCGCCGATCGGATCGTGCGGATGAGTTCCGCCGGGTTCGAAGAGCGTGTGATCTCCGCGATTCGCGTGGACCCGCGATTCCAGCCGCCCGGACTGGGCGACAACCCGCCGAGCCGCCTGCGCATGCCGCGCGACATGGTCACGTGGACGTCGGTAGTCGCGGCGGCGAATAACCCCTTCACGAACCCGCAGCCAGCCGAGTATTGGCGTCACTATCTGATCGCCGACCAAGGCAATTTCCGGGTCATCGAACTGGTGGACCGCTACGCCTACGATTCGTCAACGGGTCGGGTGGGCGCGGTCGTCAACTATGTCGATCCGATTGAAAACGCGACCCTCGCCGGGCTCGGCGTGGTGTATAGCCACAGCAGCCCCGAACTGAGCGGCAAGCAGTACGCCTACAACAGCATCGCTCGCCTGCGCAGTCAAGATGGCACGCGCATTCTGTATGCGTTCGGATTCGGCAACATCGAACCGGGCCTGAACAGTTTTGGCGCGACCACGGGCAGCACCAGCGCGCTCGACCTCAAGAGCGGCAACGGTGGCGTGGTTCTCTACGATCCGCAAGCCGCGACCGAAAACCTGATCACGCAGTACTCGCTGCAGGGCATCACGGGCCAACTCTGGAACCCGGTGACCAACAGCTGGGCGGCGGGCACCAACACCCCGCAAACGCGCAAGTTCGCCGGACTCACGTCGGTGACGTTGGGTTACGATGCGAGCGGCGCGATCCGCCTGATGGTCACGGACTCGACGGGCGTTTATGAAATGACGACCGCCGGAAACGTCACGTGGGCCTTGCCGACGAACGTGTACCGCGCGATGCGACGCACGATCACTGACGTGGTCACCAGCGACAATCCGAACGGCTTCCGGCCCTCGTTTGCGCGCAGGCTCTCCAACAACGACGTGCTCGTGGTGAACGCCTACCAAGGCGAGTTTTTCAACGACACTTCGAACAAGACCTTTGATGGCGAAGTCGTACTCTTGCGAGGCGACGACTTCGGGTGGAACTTCGACAACCTCGGCTTCGGTCGATACACGATCAAGTTCGCCCTTCCACCCCTCAACGGCGTCCGCGGACTCACGGTCCCGGTCTTCGCCGATCAACGTTAAACCAATTAGCTTCCGATGAAAGTAGCGAAATCGATGTTCAAAAGCGGACTGGCCCTGCTCGGGCTGGTCTGCGTGGCCGCAAGTCAAGCCCAGGTGTTCGATCATCTGGGGGGTACGAACCAACGCCAAGGTCGCAATCCCGCGGCTACGGCGGCGGATAACCCCGGCTTGATGAAGCTTCGTTGGGGCGACCCGACGCTGGCCGCAAAGCGCGTGCTCGATAACTGGGACACCGCGCCCCTGGGAACGAAGCCGTTTACCAACTTTATCGCCGCCAATTGGGGCGATCCGCTCGACGCCAAGGGCGCCTCGTATGTTGACCTTTCCAACGGCACGGAAGCACCGTATCGCTACGCGTTTGCGACCGCATCGGCCCTTACGAACGACTACTGGACGCCCGCCAACCCGGCGCTGCTCAAGGTGTTCACCTGGAACTTCCCGCAGTACCAAAACGGGGATGAACTGGAGTTGTTCGTCAACATTCCGGTCGGTCCGACCGACATCAACAACGCGGTCCTGACCGAAGACCTCCGGTTCCAGGCCCGCTATCAGGTTTATCAAATCGAGGGCGTCGACAATCCCGATGGCACCACCGATCCGATCTACGTCAAGATCGACACGTTTAACGTGCTCGGCGGCACGGTCCGCCTTGGTCTCGATCGGGGCCCCAACGCGACGTGGACGGCCAATCTGAACGGCGGCGTCAAGATCACGCTGCTCAACACAATCCCGCGTAACTCAAGCGGCACGCTGGAAGACCCTGAAGAAAACAATCCGGCGGGCACCATCGGCAAGCTCGTTTATGCCGACTCCGCTGAAGCGCAACTCGTGTTGCCGGGCAATGCCGGCACCATCACCGCGCAGCCGGTGGTCTATCAGCGAACCTCGGGCAACCCGACGGACTACACGGTGGCCGCGGGTCGCAACGAAGCCGTTTCCGGCCAAGTCGGCAGCGAAGTGTTCAGCTCGAACATGGCGATTGTCACCGGTTACGCTCACAACGGACAAAAAATTACTGCTGCCGAGCCTGGTCTCGGTGGTTCGGTGCGCCGCAACATCCTTTGGTCCTGGCCGGTGCGCCGTCCGTTCGCCAACTCCTCGGCGGAACTCAACACCTTTAACACCGCGAAGTCCACGTGGATGGAGACCAATGGTCGCTATCAGCAGGTCCTGACGCAAGACAACCAAAGCAGTGGCGTCACGCCGACCGGCGGTTGGAATGTCGCGACCCTGCCCAACAACAAGGGCGACGACGCGCTGACCTTCCCGGCGGTGGTCGGGGCGGCGACGCAGCAGATTTCGTTCGCCAAGAACGGCCTCAACGGCCAGTACGTGATTCAAGTGTGGTCTCCGGGCGGCACCTTCGCCAACCGCGTGATCGTGCAGGTCAAGTCCCTGGGCTTCACCATCGCTTCGGGCGAAGTGGACCTCAATGGTGCGACCGGATGGCGCGCTGTGCGGGCCGCTGGCTTTAGCAACTTCGAAGCGTTCGGCAACTTGGAACTGGTCATCACCAATGAGACCAATGATGCCGGTAGCGCGGGCGCTGATGTGGTGGCGGACCAAGTCCGGTTCATTCGCACGGCCGACCTGAGCATGACCAGCACGCCGGTGGCGGTGCAAATGCCGATCAACGTCGGTGGCTCGCTTGTCAACCGAACGGTGCTGTTTGTCGCCCTTCAGAACGGACGCATTTATGCGCTTGATGGCGATGGCGACCCCCTCACGGGCACGACGGAAGTTTTCTGGGCCTATCCCAGCGAGCGAGCGGTTGACCCCAACCACATTGCCACCGAAGATGGCGTGGATGGCATCGCCGAAATGCCGGCGCAGTTCGATCTCACGTCCGCCGCATTCGAGACCGTGACCTACGGCCCTGGCGATCAACGCACGGTGCTGGTGATCGGAAGCACGAACGGCAAGGTTTACTGCCTCGACGCACAAGGTCGTGGCGACCAAACGCCGACGCTTTACGGAACCACGCGCCGCTATTGGAGCTGGCCGGATGATTATCCCGCCGCGCCGAGCACGGAAAATCATGGCGCCATCGTTGGCTCGGTGAGCTGGTCCAACATGGGCGGCGTGCAAAAGTGGATCGTCCCGACGAGTTCGGGCCGCGTTTTCGCCCTCAACGCCGTGGGGAACGACACCACCAAGACGACGTCCGTGGCTTGGCAATACCCGGCTCCCGCCGCCACCCCTCGTGGCCCGGTCGTGATGTCGGCGCTCAGCCATCTGAACCACATCGTGTTCGGATCGGGCGATGCCATGATTTCGCTGGACGCCGCTTCGGGCGCAGAAAACTGGGTGAAAACCAACGGTGCGACGGGTGCGTTCCTGCCGTTCGGCACCTCCACCCCGGCGCTGATGCGACAAATTTCTGACCCGCTCTTGCCGCACGACACGCTGTTCTTTGGCAATGGCGACGGCTACATTTATGCGGTTGATCTGGCCAACGGGAACACCGATTGGGCGGAAAACTCGATCGGTGCGGTCGCCTCGGCTCCGCTGACCGCGATGCACCGCCGCGGATTCCTGACGACCGGCGCGCTTTCCCCGACTCCGGAACCGATTGTGCTCGTGCCGACCAACGCTAACAGCTATGTGGCCCTGCGCGCGGTGAATTCGATCACCGGCAACCGCGGTTCGGTTGCCTGGACGGGACGCCTCAAAGGCTCGCCCACGCCGGCCGCCACTGGCGCCCGGGCAATCGGTGCGAATCCGAACCTGATTGACGCGCGGATGGATGACGAGTTTGGCTACATGTTTGGCGCCGACTCGGACGGAAACCTGCTGGCCTACGGCTACGATCCGGACTTCGGTCTCGATGATCAGTGGCTGCCCGATGGCGCGCCCCCCGTGGACGACGGCATTGACGACAACGACCCCAATTCGGTGGATGTCTCGAACATCGCCAAGGGAGCCAAGGTCGCGTTTATTCTGGAAAACGATCTTTACATGCTCACTCGCCTCAGCCGCGAGGGAACCCTGAAGCAAAGCGACGTGGACGCCGCCGTGACGAACGGGGCCGCGATTACGCGCCGCCACTTTGAATTCGGCGAACGCCTGAACTTCATCGCCTACGACATGCCGGATCCGGCCACGCTCGGCTCGGGCGCGTCGTACTCGGTCGAGATTCAGATCAGCACGCCGGGCGGCTCGTCGCAACGACGAAGCGAGTTCCCGCGCATCATCACCGACGCGGCCAGTCCGCTGCGCTCCCGCTTCATCACGGGTCAAATCGCGATCGTGGGCACCGGCAACAATGCCGTGGCTCCCGGCCCGACCACCGTGAAGTGCTCGATCGTCGGCTACGCCAGTTCGAGCGGTGGACAGGCGCAATCGACCTCGGAGATTCCGAAGGCAAACATTTCGTTTGGCGGTCAGATCACGACGAACAACCCGATGGGGATTCGCATGCTCTCGACGCAAGCCGGAAACGTGAACCTCGCCATTTCGGGAACTCCGCTCGAAGCTTTTGCCGATGGCAACGGAAACCAAGACCTGGACAACAACACGGGCGCGGTCATCGCGAACCAAGTGCTGCGCCAAGGTTTTGCGCCGAGTCTCGCCGAGGCCACAGGTGTCGCGCCGGAAGTCGCGCACGGCAACCAAGCCCAGTCGCGCATCTTCCTTTACGACCGAAGCTGCATGTCAACCCTGCTGGGTCTCGACCGTGGCCTGCCGAACATTCGCATGGCCAACCGCGACCTGTTGATTCAGGGCGCCAACGGCTCGATTCCGGCGAAGGCACTCGGTACGGAT includes the following:
- a CDS encoding PQQ-binding-like beta-propeller repeat protein → MKVAKSMFKSGLALLGLVCVAASQAQVFDHLGGTNQRQGRNPAATAADNPGLMKLRWGDPTLAAKRVLDNWDTAPLGTKPFTNFIAANWGDPLDAKGASYVDLSNGTEAPYRYAFATASALTNDYWTPANPALLKVFTWNFPQYQNGDELELFVNIPVGPTDINNAVLTEDLRFQARYQVYQIEGVDNPDGTTDPIYVKIDTFNVLGGTVRLGLDRGPNATWTANLNGGVKITLLNTIPRNSSGTLEDPEENNPAGTIGKLVYADSAEAQLVLPGNAGTITAQPVVYQRTSGNPTDYTVAAGRNEAVSGQVGSEVFSSNMAIVTGYAHNGQKITAAEPGLGGSVRRNILWSWPVRRPFANSSAELNTFNTAKSTWMETNGRYQQVLTQDNQSSGVTPTGGWNVATLPNNKGDDALTFPAVVGAATQQISFAKNGLNGQYVIQVWSPGGTFANRVIVQVKSLGFTIASGEVDLNGATGWRAVRAAGFSNFEAFGNLELVITNETNDAGSAGADVVADQVRFIRTADLSMTSTPVAVQMPINVGGSLVNRTVLFVALQNGRIYALDGDGDPLTGTTEVFWAYPSERAVDPNHIATEDGVDGIAEMPAQFDLTSAAFETVTYGPGDQRTVLVIGSTNGKVYCLDAQGRGDQTPTLYGTTRRYWSWPDDYPAAPSTENHGAIVGSVSWSNMGGVQKWIVPTSSGRVFALNAVGNDTTKTTSVAWQYPAPAATPRGPVVMSALSHLNHIVFGSGDAMISLDAASGAENWVKTNGATGAFLPFGTSTPALMRQISDPLLPHDTLFFGNGDGYIYAVDLANGNTDWAENSIGAVASAPLTAMHRRGFLTTGALSPTPEPIVLVPTNANSYVALRAVNSITGNRGSVAWTGRLKGSPTPAATGARAIGANPNLIDARMDDEFGYMFGADSDGNLLAYGYDPDFGLDDQWLPDGAPPVDDGIDDNDPNSVDVSNIAKGAKVAFILENDLYMLTRLSREGTLKQSDVDAAVTNGAAITRRHFEFGERLNFIAYDMPDPATLGSGASYSVEIQISTPGGSSQRRSEFPRIITDAASPLRSRFITGQIAIVGTGNNAVAPGPTTVKCSIVGYASSSGGQAQSTSEIPKANISFGGQITTNNPMGIRMLSTQAGNVNLAISGTPLEAFADGNGNQDLDNNTGAVIANQVLRQGFAPSLAEATGVAPEVAHGNQAQSRIFLYDRSCMSTLLGLDRGLPNIRMANRDLLIQGANGSIPAKALGTDYPLFEQPISRPNGVNISLDYPDMKRSLIEVVKEVSGNAENPLFSPVSLNPPAYTVADYQQYKSDGATYNAGLPRTTQATPFDYRLNTPRFQPPSNYLGTQYAYVDAQRTTLSFVPGATTGYAYREFTANAVVGGDERLSVVQETIDLGTLMGGAGFAPGVPFAAPGINFQAPVFNPSGNPFFQRFGVMNEGNVNLLNVRVAKAVENDFELSKISGLGLQPSAWLNISRHLHSDIDPEYAPAGTSNRVAIQKARPGDLEPTRLRVNPIRRANPAIGATQVPLLNTAVFPANEDPKIAVSIPIGAPMGNYTVNVVVFEDRDVVNAFNSPVLNLEASSTYEPYADPFVLKLNVGETRLTNARPNKAINMIDTDLGLTGKESHRWGNLQPNMYRDGLGHVYMAFASERRGGTNVADWNARLKTPADTTTPQYRIYIASLAGGVPFAPGVDPSPLSDLDRFSPAIASRWFFQELNPFPIFASPETLFGVGAGETVQPGSVQFGSPTFPTSGGFASRISPGNTGRNSTIAPYMAFIAEFNKVDGTGQVTRESRIFLSRLSGGPGSVTMSAPVMLSTTAAVIDPSAKIGRPSLIQDENGVATLFFTVTRGGQSQLMFATYNGTNWVVRPGFGGNAVVQSFNFGSAFELISNASSYLRPAGGLDIVMTGRVRGRSGSEVFLGRMSPTNSAQPSFSGGGWMNKWNTLVSPLNKDARTGIYWGLGVQLDTRDWNQDSAGTLADPTVADFIDVFRRTNAGYVSVIKPGTRKLSERTNNVVAECMLGGTITINMTSGAVQFDGALIPANMQLSMRYRAEFVRISGGQGANYKGVSMVFDDRMVGDTLNWRDAGGNPLGTVVPRNDRFVFTYLKEDQESRLGPQAIMRTARFGIVLSQRLATDANGNYQITAISGNLGPFQVDPVNNRIYFQSEDEARSVQISYVSTGGNTTDRQTVGVLTETAETTLPMTPGVTSLQVALDAPSTAFNNNVSARRANLLWLIWSSTQQGVPDIYMGTVAPFFSSRP